Proteins from one Bradyrhizobium roseum genomic window:
- a CDS encoding RNA polymerase sigma factor, translated as MTDTAWIDAALTSARPQAVGALLRYFRNLDTAEEAYQNACLRALKSWPQNGPPRDPAAWLIMVGRNVAIDDIRRSKKQEALPDDAAISDLDDAEEQLAERLDGSHYRDDILRLLFICCHPDLPATQQIALALRIVSGLTVKQIARAFLVSDAAMEQRITRAKARVADAEVPFETPGAVERSERLTSVAAMIYLIFNEGYSASGDTAEIRSPLCEEAIRLARLLLRLFQSEPEIMGLTALLLIQHARAAARFDAGGAVILLDDQDRSLWNKSLIAEGLALIDKAMRHRRSGPYQVQAAIAALHARAETPADTDWTQIDLLYGALEIMQPSPVVTLNRAVAVSKVKGPQAALDMIEPLAQRLSNYFHFFGVRGAFLMQLGRNDEARTAFDRAIALANTSAEAAHIRMHLDRLQRDSQPRGKKSGK; from the coding sequence GTGACCGATACCGCCTGGATCGATGCCGCCCTGACCTCGGCACGCCCCCAGGCTGTCGGCGCGCTCTTGCGCTATTTCCGCAATCTCGACACCGCCGAGGAGGCGTACCAGAACGCCTGTTTGCGGGCGCTGAAGAGCTGGCCGCAGAACGGCCCGCCGCGCGATCCCGCGGCGTGGCTGATCATGGTCGGCCGCAACGTCGCGATCGACGACATCAGGCGCAGCAAGAAGCAGGAGGCGTTGCCCGACGACGCGGCGATCTCTGACCTCGACGACGCCGAGGAGCAACTCGCCGAACGGCTCGACGGCTCGCACTACCGGGACGATATTTTGCGGCTGTTGTTCATTTGCTGTCATCCGGACCTGCCGGCGACGCAGCAGATCGCGCTGGCGTTGCGCATCGTCTCGGGGCTGACCGTGAAGCAGATCGCGCGCGCCTTTCTTGTATCGGACGCCGCGATGGAGCAGCGCATCACCCGCGCCAAGGCACGGGTCGCCGACGCCGAGGTGCCGTTCGAAACGCCCGGCGCAGTGGAGCGTTCCGAGCGCCTCACCTCCGTCGCCGCCATGATCTATCTGATCTTCAACGAGGGCTATTCGGCCTCGGGTGATACCGCCGAGATCCGCAGTCCGCTGTGCGAGGAGGCCATTCGCCTGGCCCGGCTGCTGCTGCGGCTGTTCCAGAGCGAACCCGAGATCATGGGGCTGACCGCGCTGCTGCTGATCCAGCATGCGCGCGCAGCCGCCCGCTTCGACGCGGGCGGCGCGGTGATCCTGCTCGACGATCAGGATCGCTCGCTGTGGAACAAGTCGCTCATCGCCGAGGGGTTGGCGCTGATCGACAAGGCGATGCGTCATCGCCGCAGCGGGCCCTATCAGGTTCAGGCCGCGATCGCCGCACTGCATGCGCGCGCCGAAACCCCTGCGGATACCGACTGGACCCAGATCGACCTGCTCTATGGCGCGCTCGAGATCATGCAGCCGTCGCCGGTGGTGACGCTGAATCGCGCGGTCGCGGTGTCAAAGGTGAAGGGACCGCAGGCCGCGCTCGACATGATCGAGCCGCTGGCACAACGGCTGTCGAACTATTTTCATTTCTTCGGCGTGCGCGGTGCCTTCCTGATGCAGCTCGGCCGCAACGACGAAGCCCGCACCGCCTTCGACCGTGCCATTGCCTTGGCGAACACCTCGGCCGAAGCCGCCCACATCCGCATGCACCTTGATCGCCTGCAGCGCGACAGCCAGCCCCGCGGCAAGAAGTCGGGGAAGTAG
- a CDS encoding SRPBCC family protein yields the protein MFDVVVIIAVILAVAIAAVLVLAATKPDTLRVQRSIDIKAPPERIFPMVADFHQWLNWSPYEQKDPAMKRSYDGAERGEGAVYAWNGDKNVGSGRMEILEAAEPQKIVIKLDFFTPFEGHNTAEFTMLPQGDVTHVTWLMHGPARFVTKLVQVFLNLDNMIGKDFEAGLANLKRITEK from the coding sequence ATGTTTGATGTCGTCGTCATCATCGCCGTCATCCTGGCGGTCGCCATCGCCGCGGTTCTCGTTCTCGCAGCGACCAAGCCGGATACGCTGCGTGTGCAGCGTTCGATCGATATCAAGGCGCCGCCGGAACGGATATTTCCGATGGTTGCGGACTTTCATCAATGGCTGAACTGGTCGCCTTACGAGCAGAAGGATCCGGCGATGAAGCGCAGCTATGACGGCGCGGAGCGCGGCGAGGGCGCGGTTTATGCCTGGAATGGCGACAAGAACGTCGGTTCAGGACGCATGGAAATTCTCGAGGCCGCCGAGCCGCAAAAGATCGTCATCAAGCTCGATTTCTTCACGCCGTTCGAAGGCCACAATACCGCCGAGTTCACAATGCTGCCGCAGGGCGATGTCACCCACGTCACGTGGCTGATGCATGGTCCTGCGCGCTTCGTGACCAAATTGGTTCAGGTGTTCTTGAACCTGGACAACATGATCGGCAAGGATTTCGAGGCCGGTCTCGCCAATCTGAAGCGGATCACCGAAAAATGA
- a CDS encoding VOC family protein has product MQVNPYIFFNGNCEEALSFYQKVLGALIEAKMPFGDGPADMPVAADWKDKIMHAHVTIDGEVLMASDGMPGDYQQPQGFRIALQVEDPAEAERRFKALSEGGSVQMPFGVTFFSNGFGMCVDKFGIPWMVNSPKDLM; this is encoded by the coding sequence ATGCAAGTCAACCCCTATATCTTCTTCAACGGCAATTGCGAGGAAGCTCTCAGCTTTTACCAGAAGGTGCTCGGTGCGCTGATCGAGGCCAAGATGCCGTTCGGCGACGGGCCTGCCGACATGCCGGTCGCGGCGGATTGGAAGGACAAGATCATGCACGCCCACGTCACCATCGACGGCGAGGTGCTGATGGCGTCAGATGGCATGCCGGGCGACTATCAGCAGCCGCAGGGTTTCCGCATCGCGCTCCAGGTCGAGGACCCGGCGGAAGCCGAGCGCCGCTTCAAGGCGCTCTCCGAAGGCGGCTCGGTGCAGATGCCGTTCGGCGTGACGTTCTTCTCCAACGGCTTTGGCATGTGCGTCGACAAGTTCGGCATCCCCTGGATGGTGAACAGCCCGAAGGACTTGATGTAG
- the cobT gene encoding nicotinate-nucleotide--dimethylbenzimidazole phosphoribosyltransferase, with product MRFASLDDIRAFCRDLPGGEQRFADLAAQRQQNLTKPPGSLGRLEELAIWLAQWQARENPRLDRVAIAVFAGNHGVASRGVSAYPQAVTAQMVANFAAGGAAINQIAKAAAAELHVVPIELERPTRDFTEAAAMSVDEFLAAVDIGFRTLPDDCDLLAVGEMGIANTTTAATLCAALLGGGAARWTGRGTGVDDEGLARKRAAIEAALNFHRDVLGDPLAAAVNLGGRELAAIAGAVLAARRRHIPVILDGFVATSAVLPLARLDVRALDHCRAGHVSAESGHGDLLRELKLDPLLDLGMRLGEASGAGVAILLARAALACHAGMATFAEAGVAGAGD from the coding sequence ATGCGCTTCGCCAGTCTAGACGACATCCGCGCCTTCTGTCGCGACCTGCCCGGCGGCGAACAGCGGTTCGCCGATTTAGCAGCCCAGCGCCAGCAGAATCTGACAAAGCCGCCGGGCAGCCTCGGCCGCCTCGAAGAACTCGCGATCTGGCTCGCGCAATGGCAGGCACGCGAGAATCCGCGGCTGGACCGCGTCGCGATCGCCGTGTTCGCCGGCAATCACGGCGTCGCTTCGCGCGGCGTATCCGCCTATCCGCAGGCTGTCACCGCGCAGATGGTGGCGAATTTTGCTGCCGGCGGCGCAGCCATCAACCAGATCGCAAAAGCTGCGGCCGCCGAACTCCATGTGGTGCCGATCGAGCTCGAACGTCCGACGCGCGATTTCACGGAGGCCGCGGCGATGAGCGTGGACGAGTTTCTCGCAGCGGTCGATATCGGCTTCCGCACTCTACCCGACGATTGCGACCTGCTGGCGGTCGGCGAGATGGGGATTGCGAACACCACGACGGCGGCGACGCTGTGCGCGGCCCTGCTCGGCGGCGGCGCGGCGCGCTGGACCGGCCGCGGCACCGGCGTCGACGACGAAGGGCTGGCCCGCAAGCGCGCGGCAATCGAGGCCGCGCTGAATTTCCACCGCGACGTCCTTGGCGACCCGTTGGCGGCGGCGGTAAACCTCGGCGGCCGTGAACTCGCGGCGATCGCGGGCGCCGTGCTCGCCGCGCGGCGGCGTCACATTCCGGTGATACTCGACGGCTTCGTCGCAACGTCGGCAGTGCTGCCGCTCGCGCGTCTCGACGTCCGTGCGCTCGATCATTGCCGCGCCGGGCACGTTTCGGCCGAATCCGGCCACGGCGACCTGCTGCGCGAGTTGAAGCTCGATCCGCTGCTCGACCTCGGCATGCGGCTCGGCGAGGCCTCGGGAGCCGGCGTGGCAATCCTGCTGGCCCGCGCCGCGCTCGCCTGTCACGCCGGGATGGCGACTTTCGCCGAAGCCGGCGTCGCCGGCGCGGGGGATTGA
- the cobS gene encoding adenosylcobinamide-GDP ribazoletransferase encodes MNEWFDDLKTAVAFLTRLPMPHPDGAVPANFVRAHRMFPVVGALIGAAVGLLCIGLRSIGVPDLAAAALALGASALLTGALHEDGLADIADGFGGGRTRESKLEIMRDSRLGTYGAMILLVSFAAKSSALAAIPSGYVVPSLIAAHALGRGVLPAMSLNLPYARKDGLARNAGQPDTATAAIAGGLSLLIALSSLSWSNALFAALLAGASALVMSWLALRQIGGQTGDVLGGAEQVAETAILVLLAARLAQP; translated from the coding sequence ATGAATGAATGGTTCGACGATCTCAAAACCGCCGTCGCGTTCCTGACGCGGCTGCCGATGCCGCATCCGGACGGCGCGGTCCCTGCGAATTTCGTGCGCGCGCACCGGATGTTTCCGGTGGTCGGCGCGCTGATCGGCGCGGCAGTTGGATTGCTATGTATCGGCCTGCGATCCATTGGCGTGCCGGATCTGGCAGCGGCTGCGCTTGCGCTGGGCGCCAGCGCGCTTCTGACAGGCGCGTTGCACGAGGATGGGCTGGCCGACATTGCCGACGGATTCGGCGGTGGCCGCACGCGCGAATCCAAGCTGGAGATCATGCGCGACAGCCGGCTCGGCACCTATGGCGCCATGATTTTGCTGGTGAGCTTTGCCGCGAAATCGTCGGCGCTGGCGGCCATCCCGAGCGGCTACGTCGTGCCGAGCCTGATTGCCGCACATGCGTTGGGCCGCGGCGTCCTGCCGGCGATGTCGCTGAATCTGCCCTATGCGCGCAAGGATGGATTGGCCCGCAACGCCGGTCAGCCCGATACGGCGACGGCGGCCATCGCCGGCGGATTGTCGCTGCTGATCGCGCTCTCGTCGCTGTCGTGGAGCAACGCGCTGTTCGCGGCGCTGCTGGCCGGCGCGAGCGCGCTCGTGATGTCGTGGCTGGCGCTGCGGCAGATCGGCGGCCAGACCGGCGACGTGCTCGGTGGCGCCGAACAGGTCGCCGAGACGGCGATTCTCGTCCTGCTTGCCGCGAGATTGGCGCAGCCATGA
- a CDS encoding histidine phosphatase family protein, which yields MNGPTHLWLIRHAPVDGPRGVIHGPDAPADLGDAARFAALEARLPANAWAVCSPARRTRETADRLGLVAAEQPAFREQDFGAWTGQRHEELERELGPAYREFWKSAASNRPPGGESFVDQIARAGDGLALLPAGEAILVVHSGTIRAVLAIALDLAPEHALRFVIDPLSLTRIDRLENGWRVVAVNTA from the coding sequence ATGAACGGGCCGACGCATCTCTGGCTGATCCGCCATGCGCCGGTCGATGGGCCGCGCGGCGTGATTCACGGACCCGACGCGCCGGCCGATCTCGGCGATGCCGCGCGCTTCGCCGCGCTCGAGGCAAGGCTGCCGGCAAACGCATGGGCCGTATGCAGCCCTGCGCGCCGCACGCGGGAGACGGCCGATCGGCTGGGCCTCGTTGCAGCCGAGCAACCCGCCTTTCGCGAGCAGGATTTTGGCGCCTGGACCGGACAGCGTCACGAGGAACTCGAACGTGAGCTCGGCCCGGCCTATCGCGAGTTCTGGAAATCGGCCGCCAGCAACCGGCCGCCCGGCGGCGAAAGTTTTGTCGATCAGATCGCGCGCGCCGGCGATGGGCTTGCGCTGCTGCCGGCGGGCGAGGCGATCCTGGTCGTGCATTCCGGCACCATCCGCGCCGTGCTCGCCATCGCGCTCGATCTCGCGCCCGAGCACGCGCTGCGCTTCGTGATCGACCCGCTGTCGTTGACGCGTATCGACAGGCTCGAGAACGGCTGGCGCGTGGTGGCGGTCAATACTGCGTAG
- a CDS encoding SDR family NAD(P)-dependent oxidoreductase, producing MPSSPKKVALVTGAARGIGLATARRFLAEGWQVALFDIEGELLRGAIAGIADSDNTLELHCDVSDAKAVANAVASVGARFGRLDALVNNAGVAVFAPILETSDQDWSRILQVNLTGPFLCTKAAAPLMREHGGGAIVNITSISAVRASTLRSAYGTSKAGLAHLTKQLAVELASLGIRVNAVAPGPVETAMAKQVHTPEIRADYHDAIPLNRYGLEEELAEAIFFLCSDRSSYITGQILAVDGGFDAAGIGLPTLRGARRNG from the coding sequence ATGCCCTCCTCTCCCAAAAAAGTTGCTCTCGTCACCGGCGCCGCGCGCGGCATCGGGCTCGCGACCGCGAGGCGCTTTCTCGCCGAGGGCTGGCAGGTGGCGCTGTTCGACATCGAGGGCGAACTGCTGCGTGGCGCGATCGCCGGCATTGCCGATTCGGACAATACGCTGGAACTGCACTGCGATGTCTCCGATGCCAAGGCGGTGGCGAACGCCGTGGCATCGGTCGGCGCGCGCTTCGGCCGGCTTGACGCACTGGTCAACAATGCGGGCGTCGCGGTGTTCGCGCCGATCCTCGAAACCTCCGATCAAGACTGGAGCCGCATCCTGCAGGTCAACCTCACCGGGCCGTTCCTCTGCACCAAGGCGGCGGCGCCGCTGATGCGCGAGCACGGTGGCGGCGCGATCGTCAACATCACCTCGATATCGGCGGTGCGCGCCTCGACGCTGCGATCGGCCTACGGCACCAGCAAGGCCGGGCTGGCCCATCTCACCAAGCAACTCGCCGTCGAACTTGCTTCGCTCGGCATCCGCGTCAACGCTGTGGCGCCCGGCCCGGTCGAAACCGCGATGGCCAAACAGGTCCATACCCCGGAAATCCGCGCCGACTATCACGACGCGATTCCGCTCAATCGTTACGGCCTGGAAGAGGAACTGGCGGAAGCGATCTTCTTCTTGTGCAGCGATCGCTCCAGCTACATCACCGGGCAGATCCTCGCCGTCGACGGTGGCTTTGATGCCGCCGGCATCGGCCTCCCGACGCTGCGCGGCGCGCGGCGAAACGGGTAG
- a CDS encoding winged helix-turn-helix transcriptional regulator gives MADTTRSGCPINLSLEVLGDRWSLLIIRDMMFGNRRHFRELLTKSEEGISSNILADRLKTLLDENIITREDDPTHKQKGIYSLTEQGIELLPVLAQMAAWGYKYLPVSKELGIRARLLRDGGPKLWAEFMDELRESHLGAKRSKRPGPSVGARLQAAYESVVNGR, from the coding sequence ATGGCCGACACCACCCGCTCCGGCTGCCCGATCAACCTCTCGCTGGAAGTGCTCGGCGACAGATGGAGCCTGCTCATCATCCGCGACATGATGTTCGGCAACCGGCGGCATTTTCGCGAACTTCTGACCAAATCGGAGGAAGGCATCTCCTCCAACATTCTCGCCGACCGGCTGAAGACTTTGCTCGATGAAAACATCATCACCCGCGAGGACGATCCCACGCACAAGCAGAAGGGAATCTATTCGCTGACCGAACAGGGCATCGAGCTGTTGCCCGTTCTCGCGCAGATGGCGGCCTGGGGTTACAAATATCTTCCGGTCAGCAAGGAACTCGGCATTCGCGCGCGGCTGCTGCGCGATGGCGGACCGAAATTATGGGCCGAGTTCATGGACGAACTGCGCGAGAGCCATCTCGGCGCGAAGCGGAGCAAGCGGCCGGGCCCGTCGGTCGGTGCGCGCCTGCAGGCGGCCTATGAAAGCGTTGTGAACGGACGATAG
- a CDS encoding glutathione S-transferase family protein yields MSLTLHFHPLASYCWKVLIALYENDIPFTPNLVDLGNPAERAALVKLWGIGKFPVLCDEARNETVPESSIIVEYLDRHYRGATRFIPDDTGRALQARLRDRFYDLYVHLPMQKIMIDRMRPADKRDPLGVEEARAQLRTSYAMIERQMATGGWAAGQDFGLADCAAAPSLFYGSMVVPFEQTQTHLTGYFERLKARPSFARVVREAEPYFNMVPKES; encoded by the coding sequence ATGTCGCTGACGCTGCACTTCCACCCGCTGGCCTCGTACTGCTGGAAGGTGCTGATCGCGCTGTACGAGAACGACATTCCGTTCACGCCGAACCTCGTCGATCTCGGCAACCCGGCCGAGCGCGCCGCGCTGGTGAAGCTGTGGGGGATCGGAAAGTTTCCTGTGCTGTGCGACGAGGCGCGGAACGAGACCGTGCCGGAATCGAGCATCATCGTCGAATATCTGGACCGCCACTATCGCGGTGCCACCCGGTTCATTCCGGACGATACCGGACGTGCCTTGCAGGCGCGGCTGCGCGACCGCTTCTATGATCTCTACGTGCATCTGCCGATGCAGAAGATCATGATCGACCGGATGCGGCCTGCCGACAAGCGGGATCCGCTCGGTGTCGAGGAAGCCCGCGCGCAGTTGCGGACATCCTACGCGATGATCGAGCGACAGATGGCAACGGGCGGTTGGGCGGCTGGCCAGGATTTTGGCCTCGCCGACTGCGCCGCGGCGCCGTCGCTGTTCTACGGCAGCATGGTGGTGCCGTTCGAGCAGACGCAGACACATCTCACGGGCTATTTCGAACGGCTGAAAGCGCGCCCCTCGTTCGCGCGGGTGGTGCGGGAGGCGGAGCCGTATTTCAACATGGTGCCCAAAGAGTCATGA
- a CDS encoding nuclear transport factor 2 family protein, translated as MTEADRAETIRAIFAAYLANDRAFVENALSDDLRFTSPYDDGIDKPTYFERCWRNSDWIERHELERIVVRGDEAFVTYRCVAKGGKTFRNTEFFTFDGDKVKQIDVYFGATYDNGKFVSQPR; from the coding sequence ATGACCGAAGCAGACCGGGCAGAGACGATCCGCGCGATCTTTGCAGCCTATCTCGCCAACGATCGTGCGTTCGTCGAGAACGCGCTCAGCGACGATCTCCGCTTCACCAGCCCCTATGACGACGGCATCGACAAACCGACCTATTTCGAGCGGTGCTGGAGGAACAGCGACTGGATCGAACGGCACGAATTGGAGCGGATTGTCGTCAGAGGCGATGAAGCGTTTGTCACCTATCGTTGCGTCGCCAAGGGCGGAAAGACGTTTCGCAATACCGAGTTCTTCACCTTCGACGGTGACAAGGTGAAGCAAATCGACGTCTATTTCGGCGCGACCTACGACAATGGCAAATTCGTCAGCCAGCCCAGGTAG
- a CDS encoding YciI family protein has protein sequence MRFMVIVKASKDSEAGVMPSTEMLATMGKFNEGMCKAGVMEAGEGLHPTAKGVRIRYENGQSSVRRGPFALSGDLIAGFWLINTKSLDEAIEWMSRAPFTNGEEIEIRQVFATEDFGEALTPELREKEALMRAQTAKK, from the coding sequence ATGCGATTCATGGTGATTGTGAAGGCCAGCAAGGATTCGGAAGCCGGGGTCATGCCGAGCACGGAAATGCTGGCCACGATGGGCAAGTTCAACGAGGGAATGTGCAAGGCCGGCGTGATGGAGGCGGGCGAGGGCCTGCATCCCACCGCCAAGGGCGTGCGGATCAGATATGAAAACGGGCAAAGCAGCGTCAGGCGCGGGCCGTTCGCGCTCTCCGGCGATCTCATTGCCGGGTTCTGGCTGATCAACACCAAATCGCTCGATGAAGCGATCGAATGGATGAGCCGGGCGCCCTTCACCAATGGTGAGGAGATCGAAATCCGCCAAGTGTTCGCGACGGAAGACTTTGGCGAAGCCTTGACCCCCGAACTGCGCGAGAAAGAAGCGTTGATGCGCGCGCAAACTGCGAAGAAATAG
- a CDS encoding YciI family protein codes for MRFMMLMIPLGYETASPDVQLDPERVKAMMKYNEALQEAGVLIALDGLHPPSMGARVSFATGKPVVTDGPFTEAKEVLGGYWMINVASREEAIAWAKKCPASENEIIEIRQVQEIADFSDEVQQAAKGFEELQQGNAHKAR; via the coding sequence ATGCGCTTCATGATGCTGATGATTCCCCTGGGCTATGAGACCGCGTCACCCGACGTCCAGCTCGATCCCGAGAGGGTCAAGGCGATGATGAAATACAACGAGGCGCTGCAGGAGGCGGGCGTGCTGATCGCGCTCGACGGGCTGCATCCGCCCTCGATGGGCGCGCGGGTTTCCTTCGCCACCGGCAAGCCGGTCGTGACCGACGGCCCCTTCACCGAGGCCAAGGAAGTGCTCGGCGGCTACTGGATGATCAACGTCGCGTCGCGCGAGGAGGCGATTGCCTGGGCGAAGAAATGCCCGGCTTCCGAGAACGAGATCATCGAGATCCGCCAGGTACAGGAAATCGCCGATTTCTCCGATGAAGTGCAGCAGGCGGCCAAGGGTTTCGAGGAACTGCAGCAGGGTAATGCGCACAAGGCGCGGTGA
- a CDS encoding TetR/AcrR family transcriptional regulator, whose protein sequence is MSWRKERGRAERGYHHGNLKEALLQAALGLIAEKGAAGFTFADAARMAGVSPAAPYRHFRDRDELLSSIAQRGFEQFEALLTQAWDDGRPDTVTAFERVGKAYLAFARNEPAFYSAMFESGLPIDANPTLMAASERAFAIIRAAAERLAAMAPPGIPRPPAMMMALHIWSMSHGVASLFGRGDAARRKLPMSPEELLEAEVLIYLRGLGFPTDRRPGQKPSGPPPVPPGSAPPGAPSGPWGTPK, encoded by the coding sequence ATGAGCTGGCGCAAGGAACGAGGCCGCGCCGAGCGCGGCTATCATCACGGCAATCTGAAAGAGGCGTTGCTGCAGGCGGCGCTCGGCCTGATCGCCGAGAAGGGCGCGGCCGGCTTCACCTTTGCCGATGCCGCGCGGATGGCCGGGGTCAGCCCCGCCGCGCCCTACCGGCATTTCCGCGACCGCGATGAATTGCTGTCCTCGATCGCCCAGCGCGGTTTCGAGCAGTTCGAGGCGCTGCTGACGCAGGCCTGGGACGACGGCCGTCCGGACACGGTCACCGCCTTCGAGCGCGTCGGCAAGGCCTATCTGGCGTTCGCCCGCAACGAGCCCGCCTTCTATTCGGCGATGTTCGAGTCGGGTCTGCCGATCGACGCCAACCCGACGCTGATGGCGGCCAGCGAGCGCGCTTTTGCGATCATTCGCGCCGCCGCCGAGCGGCTTGCGGCGATGGCACCACCCGGCATACCGCGACCGCCGGCGATGATGATGGCATTGCACATCTGGTCGATGTCGCACGGGGTCGCCTCGCTGTTCGGCCGGGGCGATGCCGCGCGGCGCAAGCTGCCGATGTCGCCGGAAGAGCTGCTGGAAGCCGAAGTGCTGATCTACCTGCGCGGCCTCGGCTTCCCGACCGACCGCCGGCCCGGTCAGAAGCCGTCCGGCCCGCCGCCGGTGCCGCCCGGCAGCGCACCACCCGGCGCGCCATCAGGCCCCTGGGGCACCCCCAAATAA
- a CDS encoding DUF2852 domain-containing protein, translated as MAYTADVNRWRGPTTDENYRPRPHMLESPWHPGWIAVTILGFIIWWPIGLALLFFTLGSRKMGCWSNGDRWQNKMERMQYKMDRMRGRMESRGFGGFGFGQPTSGNRAFDEYRMETLRRLEEEQVEFRNFLDRLRHAKDKEEFDAFMAQHKPRPTPPNDQPQQG; from the coding sequence ATGGCCTACACCGCAGATGTCAATCGATGGCGCGGCCCGACGACGGACGAGAACTACCGCCCACGCCCGCATATGCTTGAGAGCCCGTGGCATCCCGGCTGGATCGCCGTGACCATCCTGGGCTTCATCATCTGGTGGCCGATCGGCCTCGCCCTTCTCTTTTTCACACTCGGGAGCAGAAAAATGGGTTGCTGGAGCAACGGAGACCGCTGGCAGAACAAGATGGAGCGGATGCAGTACAAGATGGACCGGATGCGCGGCCGCATGGAAAGCCGCGGCTTTGGCGGCTTCGGCTTCGGCCAGCCCACCAGCGGCAACCGCGCCTTCGACGAGTACCGCATGGAAACCCTGCGCCGGCTCGAGGAAGAGCAGGTCGAGTTCAGGAATTTCCTCGATCGGCTGCGCCACGCCAAGGACAAGGAAGAGTTCGACGCCTTCATGGCGCAGCACAAGCCGCGCCCGACCCCGCCGAACGACCAGCCGCAGCAGGGCTGA
- a CDS encoding DUF302 domain-containing protein yields MKFIFVLAALVMATPALASDGIITRPSNFSVKDTISRFEAAVKSREGAGFIVFTEIDHAAAGKKFGIDMRPRTVVVFGNPKLGTPVMAKTPLLAIDNPPKALVWEDDQGKVWLSYNSADYLYKTIYPRHGLETPPNYAAFAKTLSDIVDEATK; encoded by the coding sequence ATGAAGTTCATATTCGTTTTGGCGGCACTGGTCATGGCAACGCCGGCTCTTGCAAGCGACGGCATCATTACAAGGCCCAGCAATTTTTCGGTGAAGGATACGATTTCGCGCTTTGAGGCGGCCGTCAAATCAAGGGAGGGCGCCGGCTTCATCGTGTTCACCGAAATCGACCACGCCGCCGCCGGAAAGAAATTCGGCATCGATATGCGGCCGCGCACGGTGGTCGTCTTCGGCAATCCGAAACTCGGCACGCCGGTAATGGCCAAGACGCCGTTGCTGGCGATCGATAATCCTCCGAAGGCTCTGGTCTGGGAGGATGATCAGGGCAAGGTATGGCTGTCCTACAATTCGGCTGACTACCTGTACAAGACGATATACCCGCGGCATGGATTGGAAACCCCGCCCAACTACGCGGCGTTCGCAAAGACCTTGAGCGACATCGTCGACGAGGCGACAAAGTAA
- a CDS encoding serine O-acetyltransferase yields MNGILSLDRLWQSIRDEAESAASRDPLFGTALSSAILDHPDFARALAHQIGARLGKSPADRERFARMAGEAFAASSDLVEAASRDLQSIAIHDPAVTTLLPPLLNFKGYVALQAWRVSHWLWGQRRHDLALLLQSLSSDQLSVSIHPTASIGTQVFLDHATGIIIGAHAVIGDEVTILQDVTVGRKQSEPDRAPKIGRGVLLSAGSSVIGDVSVGDFAKIGAGALVEHDVPAGCTVVGVPGRLTNCPEPALLL; encoded by the coding sequence ATGAACGGAATATTGTCGCTCGATCGGCTCTGGCAATCGATCCGGGATGAAGCGGAAAGCGCCGCGTCGCGAGATCCGTTGTTCGGTACGGCGCTGTCATCGGCCATTCTTGACCACCCCGACTTCGCACGCGCGCTGGCGCACCAGATCGGTGCACGGCTCGGCAAAAGCCCCGCGGATCGCGAGCGGTTTGCGCGCATGGCCGGCGAGGCATTTGCGGCTTCATCCGATCTGGTCGAGGCGGCGAGCCGCGACCTGCAGAGCATCGCTATTCACGATCCCGCCGTGACGACGCTGCTGCCGCCGCTGTTGAACTTCAAGGGCTACGTCGCGCTGCAGGCCTGGCGGGTGTCCCACTGGCTGTGGGGCCAGCGCCGCCACGATCTCGCGCTGCTGCTGCAAAGCCTGTCGTCGGATCAACTTTCCGTCAGCATTCACCCCACCGCGTCGATCGGCACGCAGGTTTTTCTGGATCATGCCACTGGCATCATCATCGGCGCCCACGCCGTGATTGGTGACGAGGTGACGATCCTGCAAGACGTCACCGTCGGCCGCAAGCAGTCCGAGCCAGACCGCGCGCCGAAGATCGGCCGCGGCGTCTTGCTCAGCGCCGGATCGAGTGTCATTGGCGATGTCAGCGTCGGAGACTTCGCCAAGATCGGCGCCGGCGCGCTCGTCGAGCATGACGTGCCCGCAGGCTGCACCGTCGTTGGCGTGCCGGGGCGGCTGACGAATTGCCCGGAGCCTGCGCTGCTGTTGTAG